Within the Calditrichota bacterium genome, the region GTACAAAACCGGCCCCCAGCCATCACTGGCAAACTTCTCAAACAAGGATAGATTGTGCAGCCGACCGATCATCTTTTCCTGGTAGGCGGGAAAGTGCGCCTCGTTGTTGAACGCCTGCCAGGCCTCCCGTACTTCCTGCTCGGAGCGCGGGGAGGACTCGGCCGAGAGCACGCCCTCCTCGACCAGGGCCTGCGCGAGGTTCTTCGGGTCGGCGACAAAATGCGCCCATAGGCTGTCAGCCTCCGCCTGGCTGTAGTGAATGTAGCCGGGGGTCGCTATGGAGCGAACGGCATACTGCAGTGTCCATCCGGCGATCACCGAATAGAACGAGAGGATCCCTACGCCGGTGAGCACGCCCAGGGCGCCGACCAGCTTCCAGCGGCTGCCCGGCACCAGGGCAGTGAACGCGCCAATGGGGTTCCGCTGGGTGTGGCGCCCAAGGGCAAGCTCCGCGATCATCACGGGCGCAGAAATGAACAACACGCAGAGAAGGTAGAGCAACACGAAGGCAGCCCCGCCATTTTCCCCTACCACATACGGGAAACGCCAGATGTTGCCCAGGCCTATCGCAGAACCGGCAGCAGCCAAGACAAAGCCTACTCTCGAACCCCAGGTTCCTCGTTGTACGTGCTGGTCAACCACAGAGACCTCCTGCGTCAGCGCCGTCTCTTCAGAAGTTCAAAGACAGGGAGATTCGCACCTCCCCAAAGCCGAATCGCGCAAAACCATGGGGCGCAAAGGCCCGCCAGTTAGTCAACTCGGGGCTTTCGTCAAAATCCGAAAAGTGTGCGTCGACGTAGGCGTCGAGCATGCTGAGCAAAACCACCAGTGCCAAGATCCAGTTCGAGGTGTTGCGATTGCTCAGGTAGTACTCTCGCGCTGCCGGGTCCTCGGCGCGCTGCAGATACTGGTTCTGCACGACAGCGTTGGCCGCCAGGCCCGCTTCTGCCCCAAAAGCCAGTGCGGCCTTCCATTTCTTTCCGTTGTACCATTGCCCCCAACCTGGCACGAGCAGCGACCGCACCATTGCTCCAGTGGGGGATCGTCTTCTGACCGTCTGGGAATCGGCCTGACTGGAGACGAGGTGGTGCCCATTGCCTTGGACCCTCATCTCGTGGCCGAGCAACCCGTGGGCTGCTACGACCAACTGGATTACGAGAATCAGCGCAATCCTGGCACTGCGAGACTGGCTATCCACGTGTCGCTACGGCCTCGATTTCCACTCTGGCGCCCTTGGGCAAGCGCGCGACCTGCACCGCCGAGCGCGCAGGAGGGTCGGTGGTGAAAAACTTGCCATAGACCTCGTTCATGGCAGCAAAGTCATTCATATCCGCCAGAAAAACCGTAGTCTTGACCACCTTGTCCAAACCCGAGCCTGCCGCCCGCAGAACTGCGGCCAAGTTGGTCAGCGCCTGCCGCGTCTGCTCCTCTATGCCGGCACCGACCAGTTCACCAGTCGCGGGATCTATGCCCAGTTGGCCAGCTGTGTACACCAGTTCCCCGCTGCTGATTACCGCATGGCTATAAGGCCCAATAGCCTTGGGCGCATCCGAGGCCCGCACGATCTCCTTCACTTTTGCCTCCGTGTGGCAATCATGATTTCCTCATCGATTAGAGGAGGACCTGAGCGCGATGCTGGTGACGGACGCATAGCTCCGACGGCCCTCACGTCAGCCCCCAATTTAAGCTGCCGGATTGTTGACTGGGGAAAGGCCGCTCCGCCTTAGCCAAGCACTTCCACCACCACGGTCCTCAGCGCTTGTGACCTGTTGAGCAAACCGGCCGTGGCGGCGATCATGCCCACCAGCCACCAGATGACGGTTACCACCTCCGCGTCGCCATAGTTCCACTCGAAAAGGCCGTTGACCAGAAAGGCCACAAAGGAGCACAGACCAGCTAGCGCCACTGCCCGCAACGATGGCGGGCGCGCCGCACGCAAGACTTGGCCCATGAATATCCCAATTTTGGCCATCAGATAGGTGAAGGCGGCAAGTCCAATGCTCCCCAGGGTCACGGCAATGTGCACAAAGTTGTTGTGGAAGTGCCCCACGGCCTGCGTCTCCTCGGGGCTCATGTAGCGCCGATAGATTTCGACGGTGTCGATATCGCCCACCCCGGTGATGGGGTAGTCTTTGAAAATCCGCCAGCCAGTTTTCCACCAGGTGAGGCGATAGGCGTTGGTGCGGTAGTGCGGATCGAAGAAATGCGTCACGCGCTCCTTGTACTCTCCTGGCACGGCAACATAGGCGACCACGGCCAGCACCGGGATGATGAAGAGCAGCCTCCAGTTCGTGAGAACGGCCATGAGGATAAGAGCCATGGCAAAGCCAAGCCAGGAGCCACGGGTGTTGGTAAGGAACAGACAGATCGTATTGACCACTGCCGCTGCTCCTGCCAAAAGGCGCACCTTCTTGTTCGGGCCGGCCACTGCTAAGGAAAGGCCGACCACGGCCGCAATCATGGTGAGGCCCCCTGCCGTCATCGAGTTTTGAATGTGGCGCACGCGCAGAGATGGGTTCAGCACAAAGGAGCCTACGCCCCACAGAGAGTAGAGAGACATGGCCACAAGGAAAGTAGCCACGAGACGATTGAGGGTGCGCTCGCTTTCCACATTGCTGGCGACCACATAGACCATGGGGATGAGGAGCAAGCGCTTGAGGTAGATCACCGCGTTCGGCACATTTATGGAAAACGCCAAGGAGATGAGTTCCGCAGCAATGTAGAGGAGAAACGCCACCTCCAAGGGTGTCCGCCGCACCAAGAGTCGCCGCTCCAAGACCATGCGCACCAGCCAAGTAATGATGGCCACCGCAAGGGCAGTCTGCGTGAGGGCGATGCTGAACGGCATCGCTGCTACCGTCACGTACAGCGCCCCTCGCGTCACTCCAGCGAGGCGGGCACCGGCTTGCGACATTGTTCCGGCACTGGGTACGCTCATGTTCATTGTCTTCCTTATCGGCGCTCCCTCGCCCTATTCGCTGAATTGCATCTCGTACAGCCGGCGGTACAGACCGCCTCGGCTCATCAGCTCTTCGTGCGTGCCCTCCTGGACGATTTTGCCATCATGGAGGACCACGATCCGGTCAGCGTGACGCACGGTCGACAGGCGGTGCGCAATCACCAGCGAGGTGCGCCCTTGCAGGAGGTTCTTAATCGCATCCTGCACGAGAATCTCCGACTCGGTGTCTAACGCAGAAGTAGCCTCATCGAAAACCAAAATAGGCGGGTCGCGGAGGATAGCGCGCGCAATGGCCAGTCGTTGCTTCTCCCCTCCCGACACCTTTACGCCTCGGTCGCCGATGACCGTGTCATAGCCGTTGGGCATTTCCATGATGAAATCGTGGGCGTTGGCAGCCCGCGCTGCAGCGATGACTTTCTCCATCGCCACGCTATCCATGCCGTAGGCGATGTTGTTGCGCACCGTGTCGTTGAACAGGATTGTCTCCTGCGTCACGATGCCCAATAACTTGCGCAAGGACTCCAGGGTGACGTCCCTGAGATCGTGGCCGTCAATGAGGATGCGACCGGCCGTGGG harbors:
- a CDS encoding O-antigen ligase family protein, whose amino-acid sequence is MSVPSAGTMSQAGARLAGVTRGALYVTVAAMPFSIALTQTALAVAIITWLVRMVLERRLLVRRTPLEVAFLLYIAAELISLAFSINVPNAVIYLKRLLLIPMVYVVASNVESERTLNRLVATFLVAMSLYSLWGVGSFVLNPSLRVRHIQNSMTAGGLTMIAAVVGLSLAVAGPNKKVRLLAGAAAVVNTICLFLTNTRGSWLGFAMALILMAVLTNWRLLFIIPVLAVVAYVAVPGEYKERVTHFFDPHYRTNAYRLTWWKTGWRIFKDYPITGVGDIDTVEIYRRYMSPEETQAVGHFHNNFVHIAVTLGSIGLAAFTYLMAKIGIFMGQVLRAARPPSLRAVALAGLCSFVAFLVNGLFEWNYGDAEVVTVIWWLVGMIAATAGLLNRSQALRTVVVEVLG
- a CDS encoding RidA family protein, encoding MKEIVRASDAPKAIGPYSHAVISSGELVYTAGQLGIDPATGELVGAGIEEQTRQALTNLAAVLRAAGSGLDKVVKTTVFLADMNDFAAMNEVYGKFFTTDPPARSAVQVARLPKGARVEIEAVATRG
- a CDS encoding ATP-binding cassette domain-containing protein; the encoded protein is DVEVLTDVSLRIKRGQVVAIVGPSGSGKSTLVDLLIRFYDPTAGRILIDGHDLRDVTLESLRKLLGIVTQETILFNDTVRNNIAYGMDSVAMEKVIAAARAANAHDFIMEMPNGYDTVIGDRGVKVSGGEKQRLAIARAILRDPPILVFDEATSALDTESEILVQDAIKNLLQGRTSLVIAHRLSTVRHADRIVVLHDGKIVQEGTHEELMSRGGLYRRLYEMQFSE